TCACGACTCCTGGCCGCATCCAAGGAGCGGAGCATGCAAATTGgtcgccgctgctgctgggtAAGCTGCAGTTCCACACCGCAGGACAAaagcacacccacacacacacggataCACTGAATCGGCCAGGATACATGGCTCTACGCGAGATTAGGCAACTCCAAGCAGGACACTAAAAAAAACCGACATGGCACTGGTGCACACTTTCCTGGGCACCTGGGAGGTGAGTTGCTTCGTTATATCCCAACTACCTGAATCGGTTGTCCATCTAACATATACACCCACGCCAAAAATCTCAGATTGTCTGCTGCACCTTCGAGGGAAAACGAGAGCTGTCCGGTCTAGAGGGGTAAGCTAATCCTGAAGAAGCGTAGAGTCATCCTAATATTCTCCGATACAGCATCAAGTTCCGCCTGGATGACACCAGTGACATTACGTGGTACAACGATCTGGTCAGCCCGCTTCCGGAATCGAAAGACTGTGGCAACTTTTGCGAATCGGCCAGTGTTCTCTTCAGCTGCGAGACCTTCGATGTCCACGAGATCAATCCGCGCCTGGTCTTCGGCGCCTTTGCCGGCCACAGCATCGAGTTCAGCGTAAGtgctatatacatatgtgtacgTTCTGCAGAGCCCTTGGTTTAACCTTTGACCTTTCCCATACGCACAGACCAACACCTTAACGCCGACTGATACGCTGGTTCTCAGCTGCGAGAACTGGTATGCCGTGGAGTGCAAGCGCCTGCAGGACAATCAAGCCGCTGGTCAGGAGAAGCAACTGAGCTTCGGCGAGGCCCTACAGGAGTCCTACTTTAGCGATGTGATGGTGAAGAGCTCCAGTGGCCTGGAGTACGCCCTGCACGCCTCCATACTGCGACTCAATGGCTTCGATTGCAGCATGTGCGTGAACAGTGCCCCGTCATCGGCTGCCGCTCGTCCTGCGGCCAGGTCCTGTCACAGTGGTCCGAACACCCCGAATCCCATACGCATCTCCGTGGCGCCGGCGTCCAACGACGATGGGCATGAGAAGTCCCTGCCGCGTCTGAATCTCTCGCCCATCTATCTGCAACCGCCGTGCGACTTTCAGACCATGCCCTCGTCCGGATTGGGCGCCCAGCGCGTGCATCAGTTCAGCAGCAGCTTCAATTGCCTGAGCAACGGCAACGCCGGGGACTCGGAGTCGGTGGTCAGGACCACGGGTCTGCTGAGCCTCGAAtgtggcggcggtggcggtaTGTACCGTCTGCCGCCCACTTCGCATTCGGATTCGCACCTGGAGACATCGCAGTCGCATTGCAAGAACATCTTTAACTTCTGCCAGGACCTGATGCTGCAGCCAACGCCCACTCCCATGCCGCCGACCACAGGTCTGGCCATTTGCAGCATCCGGAGGCCACCACTATCGCCGTACCGTGCTCGCAGTCCCTCGCCTTTTCCCAGCTCCATGGACACGCCGCCATCGTCGCCGCTGACGCCCGTGGGCGTGCTGTGTAATCTGCCCAACTTCCTGCTGGGCCCCATCCTGCACTGGCTGTACACGGAGTCCCTGCTTCCGGATCTGGACGAGGATGTGTGCGAGAAGCTCATCAGCTTCGCGGAACTGCAGCCATCGCTAACCAAGCTGGTGGAGCCGACACGCAAATACCTGCGGCTGATACGACTCAAGAAGTGTAAGCATTACATTGCCTATATCCGGTGTATATCGGCGTAACTCCTTACGGATTGCTTTTAGTTGTGGTCAATGTTACAATGGATCTGCACGGCATTCTCAATCGGGTCATACAGTGCATCAATCCCGGGAATATAACCCGCGATCCGGCGCAACTCTATGCGACCTTTCAGGATGCCTTGCGCGAGTGTGCCATAGGTGAGTCACTGGGAAGAAATCATTTATCCAGGATTTATAAGAGTATGCATCTTTTTAGGCTGCGCCAAGGTGCTACAGTTCTGCAATATCTTCATTACGGATGCCGCACACATGACACGATATCAGAAGAACGAAATCGTCAAGTACATCCGCACCCGCATTCCCATCTTTATGTCGCAAATTCAACAGCTGCTACAGAACGTACTCGGAGTCTTTGTGGGTCTGAGTGTGGACGAGAAAGCCGAGCTGGTTAATTACCTAGTACCTGAAGTGAGTTAGAGCGCAATTGATTATATTCCAGGTTGGGAAACTAAACCATTCTATCCAAAAGATCGAATCAACCTTATTTGTATTGACCGCTGTGATAGAGGAAATCAAAAACTCACTGGAAATCATGTGTAAGGTGAGTTGAGCTTGGGATTAGCAGGAGTTCACTAAGCTATAATAACTATTTTCCCCTAAGCAGGACCTTAAATGCTCCCACTTGGATCTGCccctacaacaacaacaggcggAAGATGCCATTGTCATGCAACTGCAGATTGCCGATGGAGGCGAACCCTCGCCACGTCCTCGTCGCGGTGCTCCAGTGGGTCTAACGCTCTACGATAATCTCTCGGACAAGCAGCGTCTAAGTTCGGCAGAAAATGACCTCAAGTTTGTGCTCTACATGTACGAGGTGCGGAAAATGCGTGACATTTACGGCAGAATTGTGGCGGCGCTCGAAATAATCAAGGACAAGAAGTCGGTAATCGTGGACCATGGTTGGGATAACCAACTAATTATCTCCAAATCATTGCAGGACTACGTTCTGCGAAATGGATTTCCTGAGCAAAAGCAGCACAATCAACCAAAACCTCGAGCAACTGATTATGGACATTCCCGCTTACATCTTCATCGTGGAGAACCTATCCGATCGACTGGACGACAAGCTGGGCTGGAAGGAGTTTAAATTCTGCTTTAAGCTGGCCACAAGTCAGATTGTAAGCTCCCTGGTTCACTTGGATGGCTAAGATCTCCAGTTCATCGTCTTAATACTTTACAGAATGGCGTCATTGCCAAGCTACTGGAGCACAAGGACGCCCTGCGAGACGCCATCAGTCAGATCTGCATGCTGGTGCGCAAACAGGAGTTCACTCAGTCCGTGATTGAGCTGGGATTGCTGGACGACACCTGCTTGCTGTCGAACAATTTGAAAATGGCTGATCACGAGAACAATCTAAATCAGGGCCTGAGCGAGAAGGATTCAATGTATCTGGATCGCAAACAATACTATGATTATAATAGCATTAAGGTAATGCTATAATTGCCATATCTAAAGTAGTTATCTGACTAACGATTGTGATTTTGCCTTCAGTTAAACCTCATTCGGCACCTATGTGAGCCACCCATAGCCGCCAGCAGCAATCTCTCGAAGAATGCCCTACGCCTGCTGCACTCCACCCAGCTGGCCGACATGGAGTTCGAGGTTCACACATACGCACCCACGTCTGGTGCTGCCAAGTCAGGAGGCGGAACTGAAGCGGTTCCTGAAACCGCTGAGCCGGCAGCAAAAGTCCTGCAGGTGCACAGCTTCAAGGCACATCGGGTGATCGTTGCCGCACGCTGTGAGTGGTTCAAGAAGGCCCTGATGTCGGGCATGCAGGAGTCGATCAACCGGAAGGTCATCATCACGGACACCTCACCCGTGATCTTCCGACGCCTGCTCCTCTATCTCTATGGCGCTCCTATTGATCGTACAGTTGGTGCCGAACAGGTGTGCGAGCTTATGCTCCTGGCAGATCGATACTCTATAGATGATCTTAAGGTAAGAGAAGGTACCCTTCGGCAGTCTCAAGTACCATAACAAATATGTGTACGTCGAACAGGAATTGTGCGAAAACACCCTATACTCTCTCATTGACGAGGACTCCGTGGTCTGCCTACTGGGAATAGCCGATCGATATATGGCCACTGCTTTAAAGTCGAAATGTCTTTCTTTTCTCTCGCAACATGCACAACTGACCAAGTGTGAAATATTCAAGGAATTGCCGCAGACACTTCAGGTGAGCACATGGGGATATGAATGAACGAATAAGCTTGATGATGCATCATTTATGCACCATCCCATCCTTTCAGCTGGAGGTTATGGATTTGATACACTGGTTCGGACGGGTCTCGGAGCCGTGGAACGATCGCGGCTTTAAGCCGCGTAGCAGCTCGCGCCACAGCCTAAAGAGTCCTTCGAAGCCGCGCTCGCGATCGCGCAAGTCCTCGCCCTCCTACATGTGACGCCGACAAAGCGCCATTGAACACACGAATGCCAACTTCTTGTGATAATTTTAGAAGACTTCGCTATCCAGATCAGATGGATTAAATAGTCAGTAAGGCGGGGAGAGGAGCATGGTAACCAAGGACGAGCGATGCCATGAGTTTAGACTTTACAGGGCGAAAAGATTGCATAAATCACTTACAGGAATGACCGGGACTCGACCTTTCGTCTCCGATTAGGTGAAATATATCACCGGAGCAGAAGGAATATTCCCAAATATCAAGCCAAACGAAATGGGCAAACATGACCTGATTTTTATGCGTTTTACTTAGTTCACTAGTAGATAGATAGGATTTTGTCgtataatttacattttttctctcGAATACTTTCATTTATGTAGGAAACCTGTTTCCACATGTGTAAATCACTAAAATAGTCGAATTTGTCCGATTACAACAGGAAAACAGCAAAGATCGAATAAGTATAGAATGAGAATAGGTGTATTAACCATTTGGCGGACACTTTATGTAAATACACAAATGAGTAGCATAGAAAAACTTTTCGAAAACTCTCtttatttcgaaattttttctgtttgtggTCCACTTGTGGCATAGGTTGgatgtacacatatattcCGATGACGGGTAGGTAGAATCTAGTCCTTTGGAAATGCCAAAATGAATAATTGTTTTGTATTGGACTAACGTAATATTGACAAAATGCATGATACCAATGTTTTCGGTTCACCGAAGATTGTGGTCTACACTATTGTAAACTAACTAGTGTATTTTGACATATAGAcacatattaaatttaaaactagACTATTTACCACGTGACGTATCCTCAAAAGGTGTTATGAGAAAATTCGACGGATTTTATGTATGACAGCAGCGTATTTTTTCATTCGATTTGAAAGCGTATCAAATTAACAgaatatatgtacaaatattatgtgtaaattatattattgtaCTAATTCAATACATTTCTTGTTGTCTTTTTAAAACATATCACAACCTAACTCTTTTTATTAGATACAGATTATAAAAATGTACGTATGTAAgtaacacacaaaaaaataagcaTTTGTTTTAGCAGTTTGTGGGAGGTATTAATGGAAATAAATGCGTTAAAACGGATATTTCTGAATGGTATGATATAAAAGACAGGTAAGATATACTGAATTTCAACCAACTTAACAAGTTGTTGCGCCAAACATTAATTTTTCATACTATACataatacaaaaatgttttatttatgagttaAAGTCAAATTTCTAACGGTCCAGGGAGTGGGATGAGCAATAATCGCTAGCTCTGCAGTAACGAGTACTTAACAGGTAAAGTTCAAAGTTCACGCATTTAAATGTTCTAACCGCCAAGTTCAGTGATACGTAATGAAACGTCGGAAATGAAACAACGAGTGAGATTCGTTACACATTGATAGGCACATCGAAGATGGGATGAATTTTAGCAtttccttgttttttgtttaatatgaACACATGCTCATAAATTACTCGTTATTCGTAGAGTAAGAGGGTATACTCGGTTCGTCGAAAGGTATATAAAAGGCTGAAGAAAGCCTTTCCGaccatatatagtatatacatatgcacatatgtatattcttgatcaggatcaatagccgagttgatcaggaactataaaagctagaaggttgagattaagcatacagattctatcTAAAGACAAGTTTCTATAGACAAGTTGACCCATGTCCCcgcgcccactctaacgcccacaaaccgcacataactaccacgcccacacttttgaacaatttttaaattttttctcattttatttcctagtatttatcgatatcccagaaaaattatgcaatttcgCGTTCACATTCagactagctgagtaacgggtatctgatagtcgggaaacttGACTATTGcattttctcttgtttttaatgTAACTTTATGATAAAAATTCGATAAGTTAATGGAATTGCCGCAACGAGTAACCGTTTAGTTACATCAAGTGAATCGCCgtaagttttaaaaaataacgAGTATTACATTCGCGATTGAGATGGCCTAAAAAAGCGATAGTTGTAAGGAGTCGAAATTTCGTGCAATCTTCCTCTTCCAGTGGCAAAGTTCGCGGGCAGCCTAGCTTTTCCAGCGGGCCGCGGGCACTGGTTTTTCCGACTGCGTTGCCACAGGGCTGACCGCAGCTTTTCCACCCGAGAAACTTGGCGCTGgcgctctcgctctcgctaCTCTCTCTGCCGCTCTCTTCTtgattcgtttcgtttcgctcGTTGGCATTCGGGTTGCCGAAAAATGGAGACTACTGCTGCTGGCGCTGGTGGCGCAGGAAaatccattttccattttcctacATGCGGACACTGGCTCAAAGTATCGTGTGCGGCGGACGTCCTTGTCGTGCGTGCGTCGTTTGCTCGCGCTGACGGTGTTTTTTTTGCGTTGGGTTCAGGGAGCACATCCAAATCGCATCGGGCAACATGGAGACATAAGCACCAGCTAGGCGGAATAACAAGAAGGCCCAACTAGAAGAAGAATAGAAGAACTCTGTATTTTGCAATCGCACAATTGGAATTTCGAATCGATTTATAAAGTGCTGTGTGTTCTTTGCGGTTCGTGGTGTGCTGCATTTTCGAAAGATGcctggttttttctttttgtttagtGAGATTTTctcctattttttttatcaatttcgGTGAGAGTGCTGTGCAACGAAAGGGAATACGCAAAAACGATTTTTTGTAGAAAGTCGCGAGAGTCCCCGAAGGAGAAGGCCATACATAGAAACgaaaaggagaaggaaaagcgaaaacgAAGCAAAGGCAACGCAATAAGGTAGCAAaagaagacaaaaaaaaaaaaatgaggaaaaaaaacGATGTATTTGTTTGTGTGCGAAAGTGCGAACACCGTTAATTATGCTAACATTGACAGTGAAAATGTGAACAATACGCGGAGAAAAGAGAATCGTCTGCAtgtggaaaatatgaaaagtgcccaataatacattttcacTTGACCCAGACGctggtatgtgtgtgtttgtgggaGTGTGTGCTGCGAGTGtgcacaccaacacacacaatTTGGTGTGTGTGCTGTGGTGTGGTGTGGCGGAGAAGACAGTGAGAGTTCCGGGAGAAGTTGCGAACCAGCTGGCTCGGTGGacgtaaatatttaattgcccactgggtgtatgagtgtatgtatgtatgtgtgtatacaCACGGTTGTATAAAAATACGGAAATGTGTGTACTTGgtgatttttgtttattgtatGTTATTGCAAACGAATTTCGAATAGCCAAAGGTGTGAGAGAGTTCAACGAAAGCAACaaaaagagcagcagcagcggcgaaGTCCTGAACTCCCCAAGTGAAATAACTGTTTTTGCGCAAAGTATTCTGgcgttattgttgttgttgttgttgttactgctgctgctgctgctgctatcTGGTTGttgatattgttgttgcacacacacacacacaaacaggcACCCTAGCAAAATCATCATCAATTACGCCCCCTCCATAGAAAAACCGGAgagtgtatgcgtgtgtgtgcgcctATCAAAGCTCTCTCTTCGCCCACACTCACTTACACACACGCATGCAATAGCACCCGCAcccgacacacacacacacacacacacacacacacgggcgCACATAGAAATATAGTCCCCCTATAGGCACACTTTCTCTGATACTGTACCGTTTTAGTTTATTAGCTTGTATTCCCCCTTCGACAGTGGTGTTCGTTGGCCAGGAAAGTctgtaaaaatgtttgttgATTCGATCTACAGTGAAGCCTGCCCAAGTCGATCAACGCTTTCGGCCTTACGTCAGCTTGGCTCACGAAGGCCGACCCCAAAAGTAATGGGAGACAGCTGGTTCAGCTGGGCGAAGCTCCAAAACATTGCTGGTGGTGGGGAAACTCCAAACTTAACCTTGACGTTTTCATTGTCTACTGTTGATGTGAGCACCGTTCTCTTGGCTTATAACTTCGAAGCTATGCCAAAATACGAATTGTTTACGAACATTGTACGCAGTACTAAACATGAAGTCAGAACACTATTTAGATATCAGTTGTAGTTCTCGATAATCGCCAGTGGTCGTAGATGACAAACTTACACATAACCTTAAAAATCGGTGAAAGgtgtctaaaagtatgcaactaATAACATTCTGTTGCATATTTTCGCCCACCATTATGGTTAATTCCTGTGTAACCCTCGAATAATTGTTATCTCAATGCCTTATCGTCACTATTAGATATACACTACACTGATCCCCCAAACAGGTATTGTTTATCTATTCTTCTTCGTACGCACGTGAAATTCTTTTCAGCAAATTCCCAGATGTGTGAGTTCATGTGCGCGCAGTCATAAGTTATAGAAAACAGCCAATTACTCTCCCTGGGTAAAATTGATTGGACGTCTAGTCGATCCATGAACTGCCCTTAAATTAAAGTTCTATATTACGAATAAGTAGTTCGATATCGATGTGAATAAATGGTGTATGGTACCCATGGTACACTTCCATTATCGCATGTCTAGCCAAATATGTTTGATGGCTCGGCCTTATTTTATGGCATCCGAATATCGAAAGAGTACAAACAAATTTAGCTCCGGCCAGCAcgtacatgtatgtatgtacatatgtacataccaaATCCCGACGTGGCATTGTTGATTCCCCATTCTACACTGCACACTGTTATTTTCGCATTTACGGCGTAATTACTCAGCCAGATCTTGATGGAAAACGGCAGAGCGATCGCCACTACGCTCATCTGTAGGACAGACCAGTTCACTCAAATGGGGCACCACGACGCCCATATCACATGACCAGGCGGCTCTAAAAATCCGCAGAGGATTGTGTCTTATAAAATTTGGCCAGTCAAATAAGATTAGCTTCTtaaagatacatacatatataaagaTATATCCGTTTGGTCATTCCCAACAGATTCCGTTTGTTCATTAACCGTACAGTTTAACTAAGCTGTTTCGTGCAAAttcctttatatttaatattcatctTTCCATTTAATTGGTAGCCTTAAGCCCTTTGAAATTCCAAATAACAGCTCCTTAAGGCTTCGTTTAAAATAGATTTCATGATTTCCAAGTATTCTTATGGCCTCTTTAGTGATTAACGACTATTGTTATGCCAATGCAGCGCAGGTCGAGTGGCAAATGCCAGGATCTGTATCTAATCAGTTTTGGGACGGCGTTGCAGTGTGCCTGCATAGTCTTAGTTCCGATGCACTGCTGCAGTTGTGGGCTCAAGGTGGGCGTTGGGGGTGGACGTGGGCGTAGGCGTTAGCGTCAGTGTTTCGGTGGCCTTGACCAAAGTAATGTGTGGGAAGATTAAATCCTCAAAAGAACGTAAACAATGGGGCATCTTAAAGTAATCCTTTAACAAAGCCCCCTGCTTAAGGCAACTCAAGAGCCCAGCAGCCAGCTGTAATCGCATCAACTGCGCCGTGCAACCAGCACCATTGCACGAGATGGTAATCAATATCAATGCAAAGATAAGCTCCTACCACTGCGAACTGTGGGCATCTTGAGTTTCCTGAGTTTCCTCAGTTTCCCCAGTTTTCCCAGCTTGCCCAGTTTCCTCAGAGTTCCCAGTACCCAATAGTCGGGCTAGCCAGGGCTCAGTGCTCAGTACTTAGTACTCAGTGCTCAGTGCATTCAGCACTGCGAGGGACGACTAAATGCTGCTTCAGAGTCAATTTGCATCCCGTgtttgtgtgttgtgtgtgtgtgttgtgtgtgtgtgtggcccaGGATACAAGGATATGTGTGTGCTTTCTCATAGTTAATTCAGCCTTGTTTACGAGTTGGTTAAGTTGGCCAAGAGGCTTGCACTTGTTTACTTTAAAGGTTTATTGTTCATTGCATTGTGGCGCATATAGGGCAGCTGTAGGATCAGGATTTCGAGTACCAGGTAGCTGGTAGCAGGAGCAATCCTATGTGATAAATATAAGtaagaaataatatatgtatatgtgaaACTATCTCACATTTGTATCGCATGCACATCGAGCTCATTAAgtacttatttatttgtacAATCGGTTATTAAGAGGTCCACAGCTGTGGACAGACCATCGAAACGCCCagatttgtttattatgttttggcaatttttcaTCGGCTGTCCGATTTCAAGTTCCAATtgcaagtgtttttttttttttattttggtgaGTAGCGTCCAAATGCAAAGTGGAAGAGAAACAATATGCATTGTGGTTGGGCGGGTCCACAAAGACacataatatgtaataaaaagTGGGCAAACCCGATGTGCAgcaaattaataaacttttgCTAACTGTGCGAGCATGTAACattggcacaaaaaaaaaaaaccagaagCTAAGGCAAAAAGGAGCAAAAGGCAGCCAGAGAgtcaacagcaaaaacaacaaggacTGCAGGCAGG
The DNA window shown above is from Drosophila melanogaster chromosome X and carries:
- the CG7058 gene encoding uncharacterized protein gives rise to the protein MALVHTFLGTWEIVCCTFEGKRELSGLEGIKFRLDDTSDITWYNDLVSPLPESKDCGNFCESASVLFSCETFDVHEINPRLVFGAFAGHSIEFSTNTLTPTDTLVLSCENWYAVECKRLQDNQAAGQEKQLSFGEALQESYFSDVMVKSSSGLEYALHASILRLNGFDCSMCVNSAPSSAAARPAARSCHSGPNTPNPIRISVAPASNDDGHEKSLPRLNLSPIYLQPPCDFQTMPSSGLGAQRVHQFSSSFNCLSNGNAGDSESVVRTTGLLSLECGGGGGMYRLPPTSHSDSHLETSQSHCKNIFNFCQDLMLQPTPTPMPPTTGLAICSIRRPPLSPYRARSPSPFPSSMDTPPSSPLTPVGVLCNLPNFLLGPILHWLYTESLLPDLDEDVCEKLISFAELQPSLTKLVEPTRKYLRLIRLKKFVVNVTMDLHGILNRVIQCINPGNITRDPAQLYATFQDALRECAIGCAKVLQFCNIFITDAAHMTRYQKNEIVKYIRTRIPIFMSQIQQLLQNVLGVFVGLSVDEKAELVNYLVPEIESTLFVLTAVIEEIKNSLEIMCKDLKCSHLDLPLQQQQAEDAIVMQLQIADGGEPSPRPRRGAPVGLTLYDNLSDKQRLSSAENDLKFVLYMYEVRKMRDIYGRIVAALEIIKDKKTTFCEMDFLSKSSTINQNLEQLIMDIPAYIFIVENLSDRLDDKLGWKEFKFCFKLATSQINGVIAKLLEHKDALRDAISQICMLVRKQEFTQSVIELGLLDDTCLLSNNLKMADHENNLNQGLSEKDSMYLDRKQYYDYNSIKLNLIRHLCEPPIAASSNLSKNALRLLHSTQLADMEFEVHTYAPTSGAAKSGGGTEAVPETAEPAAKVLQVHSFKAHRVIVAARCEWFKKALMSGMQESINRKVIITDTSPVIFRRLLLYLYGAPIDRTVGAEQVCELMLLADRYSIDDLKELCENTLYSLIDEDSVVCLLGIADRYMATALKSKCLSFLSQHAQLTKCEIFKELPQTLQLEVMDLIHWFGRVSEPWNDRGFKPRSSSRHSLKSPSKPRSRSRKSSPSYM